One genomic window of Papilio machaon chromosome 17, ilPapMach1.1, whole genome shotgun sequence includes the following:
- the LOC106721538 gene encoding protein FAM161A, which translates to MSSAFTNSCVKVPIDPISKMPKTAYERINKTLVEQQSIDSSTCVTPSPADVYAEKVKDFYRSIPDYNDINHLPSTEFYSTLQKLREKKKAVLGLHGDNTNDHLHKDETHLLYNKQPSGYSNDGDDVEKSNKIKNSKSSNITRRKKSIEKKDIEDLNLHLANKTENVANDKIPGSCLKVNQNNSYDLNNKDCGKSKSRNHSACSISWHDDKVGRDKCEIDKKFDKFFQLKGIDSYKRDEFSTQSMPSSPLRSKSLRSSSRNRKKLTIPKPFKMTLRDDDERILNGLRTIQKSFSDDMLNQKRERKQFHARPVPIESRIPLYDKILEDQAMRRAITKINSEAELRAQMKPFSFTRREENGMAGVCERAVHILPKPKKKKRFKARPVPKNLFSNYFYDKKKQDEFFRSMNRRIRAEEMLRSANYPGSMETRDRSRLSTPAAHSDLPVDPSPAAPSTLSSDRARCSSPAKVCKSSKDNFITTSPQPFRFKTATRANQKMLDIAQKVYQSGKSTDSISDSIAKPRVYSALELKGAAAGRSNLAALLRAESVRRRFEMEAATCLAEQRRRIELRQRDRQLRAKPAWHLVKNNHEEDIAMRLQTRRDEERMRREEFLHEMELMYGRVQQQPLLFERYYAPRSYSPCNIRLSPRKGSGKKRGRRNRSYHLITSSDDFDSDVQKCMDKIDNDKVF; encoded by the exons ATGAGTAGTGCTTTTACGAATTCTTGTGTTAAAGTTCCAATAGATCCTATTAGTAAAATGCCTAAAACAGCTTACGAAAGAATCAATAAGACTTTAGTAGAACAGCAATCTATTGATTCATCAACCTGCGTCACGCCTTCCCCTGCGGATGTTTATGCTGAAAAAGTAAAGGACTTTTATCGAAGTATACCTGACTACAATGATATTAATCATTTACCATCAACAGAATTTTATTcaactttacaaaaattacgaGAAAAGAAGAAAGCTGTTTTAGGGCTCCATGGAGATAATACCAATGACCACTTACATAAAGACGAAACTCATTTACTGTATAATAAACAACCCAGTGGTTACTCTAACGATGGAGATGATGTGGAAAAATctaataagattaaaaatagcaAATCCAGTAACATAACAAGAAGAAAAAagtcaatagaaaaaaaagatattgaaGACCTGAATTTGCATTTAGCAAACAAGACAGAAAATGTTGCAAATGACAAGATTCCTGGAAGCTGTTTAAAAGTGAATCAGAATAACAGTTatgatttaaacaataaagatTGTGGGAAAAGTAAATCGAGGAACCACTCTGCTTGTTCCATTTCTTGGCATGACGATAAGGTTGGACGTGATAAATGTGAAATAGACAAAAAGTTTGAtaagttttttcaattaaaaggAATAGATAGTTATAAGAGAGATGAATTTAGTACTCAAAGTATGCCTTCAAGTCCCCTACGAAGTAAATCTCTTAGATCCTCAAGTCGCAACAGAAAAAAGTTAACTATTCCAAAGCCTTTTAAAATGACGCTTAG ggATGATGATGAACGCATTCTAAACGGACTTCGTACAATACAGAAGTCGTTTTCAGATGATATGTTGAACCAAAAACGAGAAAGGAAGCAATTTCATGCCAGGCCGGTACCTATAGAATCACGGATTCCTCTCTATGACAAGATTCTCGAAGACCAGGCTATGAG GCGTgctattacaaaaataaacagcgAAGCCGAACTTCGAGCGCAAATGAAACCGTTTAGTTTCACTAGAAGAGAAGAGAATGGGATGGCAGGAGTGTGTGAGAGAGCAGTACACATTCTACCTAAACCGAAAAAGAAGAAGCGTTTCAAAGCCCGTCCAGTTCCGAAGAACCTTTTCTCTAATTATTTCTATGATAAGAAGAAGCAGGACGAATTTTTCAG aTCAATGAATCGTCGTATCAGAGCAGAGGAAATGTTACGAAGCGCCAACTACCCGGGTAGCATGGAGACCCGTGACCGCAGTCGTCTATCGACGCCGGCTGCACACAGTGATCTGCCTGTAGACCCGTCGCCCGCCGCACCTTCCACATTATCCTCGGACAGAGCCAGATGCTCCAGTCCGGCTAAAGTATGTAAATCGTCCAAAGACAACTTTATAACGACCAGCCCACAACCATTCCGTTTCAAGACAGCTACTAGAGCGAATCAAAAG ATGTTAGATATAGCGCAAAAAGTATACCAAAGTGGAAAAAGCACTGATAGTATCAGTGATTCCATTGCAAAACCTCGCGTGTACTCCGCATTGGAGCTGAAAGGGGCAGCTGCGGGACGGTCTAACCTGGCAGCTCTGCTCCGGGCTGAGTCCGTGCGGAGGAGGTTCGAAATGGAAGCGGCTACATGTCTAGCTGAGCAACGAAGGAGAATTGAATTACGTCAAAGAGATCGCCAGTTACGAGCCAAACCAGCCTGGCATCTCGTGAAAAACAA tcaTGAAGAGGATATAGCGATGCGACTACAGACGCGGCGAGATGAAGAGAGAATGCGCCGCGAAGAGTTCTTGCACGAGATGGAGCTTATGTACGGTCGAGTGCAACAGCAACCACTACTCTTTGAAAGATACTACGCCCCGCGGTCGTATTCTCCCTGTAACATTCGACTGTCACCAAGAAAAGGCTCAGGCAAGAAACGCGGACGAAGAAATCGTTCCTATCACTTGATCACGTCAAGTGATGATTTCGACAGCGATGTCCAAAAATGTATGGACAAAATCGATAATGATAAAGTATTTTAG
- the LOC106721651 gene encoding transient receptor potential channel pyrexia isoform X1: MPSKIIKGNSKRKKLYREGSVRWRGGMSEVAEDSDDGDQAYISSDESAHGVEPVETFRVKPSRDIWELEDILDVLRQLPHAEELLTILESGHYDDVIHFIMETEPKISMKTAMLWASWLGKSALLTRLLKLGADPNSADLSGRTCLHLSCLVANEECVKLLLDHGADPNKWDSLSEKKATPLHCAASAKCLKCVKVLISHGADVNAGLSDRSPLHYAVLSDAPEVVDALLAAGACPDTPQVFTETPLHVAASLGSDSCMKLLLDAGADVRAALGPGRTTALHLAAVDGHAECARLLLDHGAYIDCPNSRGQTSLHLAALAQSIEVVELLVGRRADVKARDIDGRTPLHGSIVRGARACDVARLLLSVGADPNAPDNFGYTPLHIAALNEFSACVLLLLDYGADVTLRTNGGVSALSFIVRRVPDVVPRYLRKFDDAVHVSEHELGDVDCEFTIDFRPLVPCLSRGEAELLLAFIEVGHKDVLKHPVAETFLFLKWRRIRKFFVLSFVYHALFITLYSIYILQIFLCEDVTCAVPSYLRPVQYLILLLNLFFMCKELFQACLDYSAYIRQWENWLQILIIIGVFLCTVPTWYMEDGVAKSTSNWQHDVAAITIFFCWLELMMIIGRFPTFGLYVQMFTTVTVNFATFLLAYSCLLIAFGLAFSVLFSNYPAFHLPAGLVKTVMMMSGELEYEDIFYNGNGTDSQIHYPFTAHGMFLIFVVLVTVILTNLLVGLAVSDIQALQESAGLDRLVRQTQLVAHLESMLFSPLLMCAPRQLLAVLRWGALLTATHIRTLNIRPNDPRENRIPKELISSIYKMVASRHSTKKSIRRNNNYECRIRRCKEDEDVERQVVKRKSNLYDQFSLENQQVERRKKTSTSVDRNRPMSFTVNAIQEICMVDIKTQLADLTKKINKLVECTESRLAAIENKLDNR; the protein is encoded by the exons ATGCCGtcgaaaattataaaagggaatagcaaaagaaaaaag TTATACCGCGAGGGCAGCGTGCGATGGCGCGGCGGCATGAGCGAGGTGGCCGAGGACTCGGACGACGGTGACCAGGCCTACATCTCCAGCGACGAATCCGCGCATGGAGTCGAACCGGTGGAGACATTCCGCGTCAAACCATCCAGAGATATATGGGAATTGG AGGATATACTAGATGTTTTACGGCAGCTGCCGCATGCTGAGGAATTGCTAACGATATTAGAGTCTGGGCATTATGACGACGTGATCCATTTTATAATGGAAACGGAACCAAAAATCAGTATGAAGACCGCGATGCTTTGGGCATCTTGGCTTGGTAAAAGTGCGTTGCTGACGAGGCTACTAAAGCTAGGAGCAGATCCTAACAGCGCAGATTTATCTGGAAG AACTTGTTTACATCTGAGTTGTTTGGTGGCCAATGAGGAATGTGTCAAATTGTTGCTGGACCACGGAGCCGACCCGAATAAATGGGATTCTCTGAGTGAAAAAAAGGCGACACCGCTGCACTGTGCTGCAAGTGCTAAATGTTTGAAATGTGTCAAA gTGTTAATAAGTCACGGTGCGGATGTGAACGCGGGACTGAGCGATCGTTCTCCGTTGCATTACGCGGTACTCAGCGACGCGCCTGAGGTTGTTGACGCATTGCTTGCAGCAGGCGCCTGTCCTGACACTCCCCAG GTGTTCACGGAGACTCCTCTCCACGTGGCAGCGTCTTTAGGTTCGGATTCGTGTATGAAGCTACTTTTAGACGCGGGCGCTGACGTGAGGGCGGCACTGGGGCCTGGCAGGACGACTGCTTTGCACCTGGCGGCCGTGGATGGACATGCGGAATGCGCGAGGTTGCTGCTAGACCACGGAGCGTATATAGACTGTCCCAATTCCAGAGGACAGACATCTTTGCACCTTG CTGCACTAGCACAATCAATAGAAGTGGTGGAACTGCTGGTTGGCAGACGAGCTGATGTGAAGGCGAGGGATATAGATGGTCGTACACCATTACATGGGTCGATCGTGCGAGGCGCGCGCGCATGTGACGTGGCACGTCTCCTTCTCTCCGTGGGGGCGGATCCCAACGCACCGGATAATTTCGGATACACCCCCCTACATATTGCCGCGTTGAACGAGTTCTCGGCGTgcgttttgttattattag ATTACGGTGCAGACGTGACTCTGCGTACAAACGGCGGTGTATCTGCGTTATCCTTCATAGTACGTAGGGTACCTGACGTGGTGCCCAGATACTTGAGGAAGTTTGACGACGCGGTTCACGTCAGCGAGCATGAGCTGGGCGATGTTGACTGCGAATTTACTATTGACTTCAGGCCACTAGTCCCGTGTTTATCGAGAGGAGAGGCAGAACTACTATTGGCATTTATAGAG GTCGGTCATAAAGACGTTCTGAAGCACCCGGTCGCTGAGAcattcttgtttttaaaatggcGACGAATAAGAAAATTCTTCGTGTTGAGTTTCGTGTACCACGCGCTGTTTATAACTCTCTACAGCATCTACATATTAC AAATATTTCTGTGTGAAGACGTGACCTGTGCTGTGCCCTCGTATCTGCGGCCGGTACAATATCTGATCCTACTTCTAAATCTATTCTTCATGTGTAAAGAGCTGTTCCAAGCTTGTCTTGATTATTCCGCGTACATTCGACAGTGGGAAAATTGGttgcaaatattaattatcatagGAGTATTTCTATGTACG gTGCCGACTTGGTACATGGAGGATGGGGTGGCAAAGAGCACATCTAATTGGCAGCACGATGTCGCAGCCATAACTATATTCTTCTGTTGGCTAGAGCTAATGATGATTATCGGCCGTTTCCCTACATTCGGATTATACGTGCAAATGTTCACTAcag TGACGGTGAATTTCGCAACATTTCTTCTGGCATACAGTTGTCTGTTAATAGCATTTGGTCTAGCGTTCAGCGTGCTCTTTAGTAACTACCCTGCCTTTCATCTACCAGCTGGTCTGGTGAAGACAGTCATGATGATGTCAGGAGAACTGGAGTATGAGGATATATTCTACAACGGCAACGGCACTGATTCACAGATACATTATCCGTTCACTGCGCACGgaatgtttttgattttcgtAGTACTAGTCACTGTTATATTAACCAATTTGCTTGTTGGTTTGGCTGTTAGTGATATACAG GCATTACAAGAAAGCGCCGGCCTGGATAGATTAGTGCGTCAGACTCAATTAGTGGCACATCTGGAGAGTATGCTGTTTAGTCCATTGTTGATGTGTGCGCCCAGACAACTGCTGGCTGTGTTGCGATGGGGGGCGCTGCTAACTGCGACCCACATACGGACACTGAACATACGACCCAATGACCCCAGAGAAAACAGG atacCAAAGGAACTCATTTCATCGATTTACAAAATGGTAGCCAGTCGTCACAGTACAAAAAAGAGTATAAggagaaataataattacgaaTGTCGCATACGTAGATGTAAAGAAGACGAGGATGTAGAAAGACAAGTGGTGAAGAGAAAAAGCAATTTGTACGATCAGTTTTCGTTGGAGAATCAACAAGTtgagagaagaaagaagacTTCTACATCCGTGGATAGAAACAGACCAATGTCATTCACAGTTAATGCAATACAAGAAATATGTATGGTTGACATTAAAACGCAACTTGCCGATTtgacaaagaaaattaataagttagtCGAATGTACAGAATCACGATTAGCAgccatagaaaataaattagataacaGATAa
- the LOC106721459 gene encoding CLIP domain-containing serine protease 2-like, with translation MGIIYWDCILIIITILRHSSGDTWQEVASHPSWRKLEAFECGYSAADRIIGGLNAALGQFPWILRLGYTLEGEEDLDWMCGGVLVTDKHVVTAAHCVKTADDGIKLVSIRAGEYDARTDPDCQLGVCAPPLQDRRVRAIRSHASFNKPPFHNDIAVIELDSPFDLNDYVAPICLPQRDQLTELRLGELVTVAGWGKTNMSTDQRADILQFVSLPVLKPESCSFFGKGFKVEKSEICAGSQRNKDACGGDSGGPLMKIFDTAEGPKSFLVGVVSFGPTVCGIKKPGVYTSVPYFLKWILD, from the exons ATGGGTATAATTTACTGGGATTGCatacttataattataacgATCTTGAGACACTCATCGG GTGACACATGGCAAGAAGTCGCCAGTCATCCATCATGGAGAAAGTTGGAAGCATTCGAGTGCGGCTACAGCGCCGCTGACCGCATCATCGGCGGTCTCAATGCAGCGCTCGGACAGTTCCCATGGATCTTACGACTTGGATATACCC tgGAGGGCGAAGAAGATCTGGACTGGATGTGCGGCGGCGTGCTGGTGACGGACAAGCACGTGGTGACCGCAGCACACTGCGTGAAGACGGCAGACGACGGCATTAAATT ggTGTCAATACGCGCGGGTGAGTATGACGCTCGGACGGATCCCGACTGTCAGCTGGGCGTGTGCGCGCCACCGCTCCAAGACCGCCGGGTGAGAGCCATCCGCAGCCACGCCAGTTTCAATAAGCCCCCCTTCCACAACGACATTGCTGTTATTGAGTTAGATTCACCGTTTGACTTGAATG ACTATGTGGCCCCGATCTGCCTGCCGCAGCGAGACCAGTTAACGGAGTTACGATTGGGCGAACTGGTGACGGTGGCGGGCTGGGGCAAAACGAACATGTCCACGGACCAGCGCGCTGACATTCTACAATTTGTTTCG TTGCCAGTGCTAAAGCCAGAGTCTTGTAGTTTCTTCGGCAAAGGATTTAAAGTAGAGAAGTCAGAAATATGTGCGGGCTCACAGCGGAACAAAGACGCGTGCGGCGGAGATTCAGGCGGCCCACTTATgaaa aTCTTCGATACGGCAGAAGGACCAAAAAGTTTCCTCGTTGGTGTGGTATCGTTCGGACCGACAGtttgcggaattaaaaagccAGGCGTTTACACATCTGTAccatatttcttaaaatggattttagat
- the LOC106716312 gene encoding CLIP domain-containing serine protease B9 has translation MTQISANCMWLVVLVAGSFRTTLSMKYQCQQKNKECTIITNCTSALEALKNREDKLLRMMHCGYDVRGPRVCCPVDRPIVFRNDSETATSRVETTSTTQNPATTPLITTSTSASNVLNTANVLPSIKVCGISGSGLDRIIGGSIAALDEFPWLARIATKRYDKLKYTCGGSLITQQFVVSAAHCVIDRKVVAVRLGEWDTETEKDCNDDDYCSDPPVDVMVVQVIVHPMYDRRLHNGDISLLRLEKSINYTDFIRPVCLPTTEFVASQDYVIGTSFTTAGWGLTELGTPSIIKQKVDLDTVPMDICKVKMPHINKLDVDKIICAGGKPGKDTCNGDSGGPLTKDITIEFNTNAYLFGITSFGSARCGVTDTPSVYTRVAAYMDWIIANINK, from the exons atgactcaGATTAGCGCAAACTGCATGTGGCTGGTTGTCCTTGTAGCTGGATCTTTCC GAACAACTTTATCAATGAAGTACCAATGTCAACAGAAAAACAAAGAATGCACGATAATAACTAACTGTACTTCTGCTTTGGAAGCTTTAAAAAACAGAGAAGACAAGTTGTTGAGAATGATGCATTGTGGATACGACGTGAGAGGCCCACGG GTGTGCTGTCCGGTTGATCGCCCAATAGTATTTAGAAACGATTCAGAGACAGCGACAAGCAGAGTCGAAACCACCAGTACGACACAAAACCCTGCTACAACTCCGCTTATTACCACGTCGACAAGTGCCAGCAACGTATTGAATACAGCTAACGTGTTACCTTCTATAAAAGTTTGCGGCATCTCTGGCTCGGGTTTGGATCGCATTATAGGCGGTTCGATAGCTGCCCTTGACGAATTTCCATGGCTAGCTCGTATTGCAACGAAGA gGTATGATAAACTGAAATACACATGCGGCGGATCTCTGATAACACAACAATTCGTTGTGTCAGCTGCACATTGTGTTATTGACAGGAAagt TGTGGCAGTACGGCTGGGTGAGTGGGATACAGAAACAGAAAAGGATTGCAATGATGATGACTACTGCAGCGACCCTCCGGTAGATGTCATGGTCGTCCAAGTTATAGTTCATCCCATGTACGATAGGCGTCTGCATAATGGAGATATTTCACTTCTCAGATTggaaaaatctattaattacACAG ATTTCATTCGGCCAGTATGTTTGCCCACCACTGAATTTGTGGCCAGTCAGGATTACGTGATCGGGACATCGTTCACAACTGCAGGTTGGGGCCTCACTGAACTGG GAACGCcgtcaataataaaacaaaaggtgGATCTCGATACAGTTCCAATGGATATTTGTAAAGTGAAAATGCCACATATTAACAAATTGGacgttgataaaataatatgtgcCGGTGGAAAACCTGGCAAGGACACTTGCAACGGTGATTCCGGAGGTCCTCTCACCAAAGATAtaacaattgaatttaatacaaatgccTATCTTTTCGGTATCACGAGTTTCGGCTCCGCACGCTGCGGCGTCACTGATACCCCATCGGTATACACAAGAGTAGCTGCGTATATGGATTGGATTATTGCAAACATTAACAAGTGA
- the LOC106721651 gene encoding transient receptor potential channel pyrexia isoform X2 yields MLCDPGVDVSQLYREGSVRWRGGMSEVAEDSDDGDQAYISSDESAHGVEPVETFRVKPSRDIWELEDILDVLRQLPHAEELLTILESGHYDDVIHFIMETEPKISMKTAMLWASWLGKSALLTRLLKLGADPNSADLSGRTCLHLSCLVANEECVKLLLDHGADPNKWDSLSEKKATPLHCAASAKCLKCVKVLISHGADVNAGLSDRSPLHYAVLSDAPEVVDALLAAGACPDTPQVFTETPLHVAASLGSDSCMKLLLDAGADVRAALGPGRTTALHLAAVDGHAECARLLLDHGAYIDCPNSRGQTSLHLAALAQSIEVVELLVGRRADVKARDIDGRTPLHGSIVRGARACDVARLLLSVGADPNAPDNFGYTPLHIAALNEFSACVLLLLDYGADVTLRTNGGVSALSFIVRRVPDVVPRYLRKFDDAVHVSEHELGDVDCEFTIDFRPLVPCLSRGEAELLLAFIEVGHKDVLKHPVAETFLFLKWRRIRKFFVLSFVYHALFITLYSIYILQIFLCEDVTCAVPSYLRPVQYLILLLNLFFMCKELFQACLDYSAYIRQWENWLQILIIIGVFLCTVPTWYMEDGVAKSTSNWQHDVAAITIFFCWLELMMIIGRFPTFGLYVQMFTTVTVNFATFLLAYSCLLIAFGLAFSVLFSNYPAFHLPAGLVKTVMMMSGELEYEDIFYNGNGTDSQIHYPFTAHGMFLIFVVLVTVILTNLLVGLAVSDIQALQESAGLDRLVRQTQLVAHLESMLFSPLLMCAPRQLLAVLRWGALLTATHIRTLNIRPNDPRENRIPKELISSIYKMVASRHSTKKSIRRNNNYECRIRRCKEDEDVERQVVKRKSNLYDQFSLENQQVERRKKTSTSVDRNRPMSFTVNAIQEICMVDIKTQLADLTKKINKLVECTESRLAAIENKLDNR; encoded by the exons ATGTTGTGCGACCCAGGTGTCGACGTTTCACAG TTATACCGCGAGGGCAGCGTGCGATGGCGCGGCGGCATGAGCGAGGTGGCCGAGGACTCGGACGACGGTGACCAGGCCTACATCTCCAGCGACGAATCCGCGCATGGAGTCGAACCGGTGGAGACATTCCGCGTCAAACCATCCAGAGATATATGGGAATTGG AGGATATACTAGATGTTTTACGGCAGCTGCCGCATGCTGAGGAATTGCTAACGATATTAGAGTCTGGGCATTATGACGACGTGATCCATTTTATAATGGAAACGGAACCAAAAATCAGTATGAAGACCGCGATGCTTTGGGCATCTTGGCTTGGTAAAAGTGCGTTGCTGACGAGGCTACTAAAGCTAGGAGCAGATCCTAACAGCGCAGATTTATCTGGAAG AACTTGTTTACATCTGAGTTGTTTGGTGGCCAATGAGGAATGTGTCAAATTGTTGCTGGACCACGGAGCCGACCCGAATAAATGGGATTCTCTGAGTGAAAAAAAGGCGACACCGCTGCACTGTGCTGCAAGTGCTAAATGTTTGAAATGTGTCAAA gTGTTAATAAGTCACGGTGCGGATGTGAACGCGGGACTGAGCGATCGTTCTCCGTTGCATTACGCGGTACTCAGCGACGCGCCTGAGGTTGTTGACGCATTGCTTGCAGCAGGCGCCTGTCCTGACACTCCCCAG GTGTTCACGGAGACTCCTCTCCACGTGGCAGCGTCTTTAGGTTCGGATTCGTGTATGAAGCTACTTTTAGACGCGGGCGCTGACGTGAGGGCGGCACTGGGGCCTGGCAGGACGACTGCTTTGCACCTGGCGGCCGTGGATGGACATGCGGAATGCGCGAGGTTGCTGCTAGACCACGGAGCGTATATAGACTGTCCCAATTCCAGAGGACAGACATCTTTGCACCTTG CTGCACTAGCACAATCAATAGAAGTGGTGGAACTGCTGGTTGGCAGACGAGCTGATGTGAAGGCGAGGGATATAGATGGTCGTACACCATTACATGGGTCGATCGTGCGAGGCGCGCGCGCATGTGACGTGGCACGTCTCCTTCTCTCCGTGGGGGCGGATCCCAACGCACCGGATAATTTCGGATACACCCCCCTACATATTGCCGCGTTGAACGAGTTCTCGGCGTgcgttttgttattattag ATTACGGTGCAGACGTGACTCTGCGTACAAACGGCGGTGTATCTGCGTTATCCTTCATAGTACGTAGGGTACCTGACGTGGTGCCCAGATACTTGAGGAAGTTTGACGACGCGGTTCACGTCAGCGAGCATGAGCTGGGCGATGTTGACTGCGAATTTACTATTGACTTCAGGCCACTAGTCCCGTGTTTATCGAGAGGAGAGGCAGAACTACTATTGGCATTTATAGAG GTCGGTCATAAAGACGTTCTGAAGCACCCGGTCGCTGAGAcattcttgtttttaaaatggcGACGAATAAGAAAATTCTTCGTGTTGAGTTTCGTGTACCACGCGCTGTTTATAACTCTCTACAGCATCTACATATTAC AAATATTTCTGTGTGAAGACGTGACCTGTGCTGTGCCCTCGTATCTGCGGCCGGTACAATATCTGATCCTACTTCTAAATCTATTCTTCATGTGTAAAGAGCTGTTCCAAGCTTGTCTTGATTATTCCGCGTACATTCGACAGTGGGAAAATTGGttgcaaatattaattatcatagGAGTATTTCTATGTACG gTGCCGACTTGGTACATGGAGGATGGGGTGGCAAAGAGCACATCTAATTGGCAGCACGATGTCGCAGCCATAACTATATTCTTCTGTTGGCTAGAGCTAATGATGATTATCGGCCGTTTCCCTACATTCGGATTATACGTGCAAATGTTCACTAcag TGACGGTGAATTTCGCAACATTTCTTCTGGCATACAGTTGTCTGTTAATAGCATTTGGTCTAGCGTTCAGCGTGCTCTTTAGTAACTACCCTGCCTTTCATCTACCAGCTGGTCTGGTGAAGACAGTCATGATGATGTCAGGAGAACTGGAGTATGAGGATATATTCTACAACGGCAACGGCACTGATTCACAGATACATTATCCGTTCACTGCGCACGgaatgtttttgattttcgtAGTACTAGTCACTGTTATATTAACCAATTTGCTTGTTGGTTTGGCTGTTAGTGATATACAG GCATTACAAGAAAGCGCCGGCCTGGATAGATTAGTGCGTCAGACTCAATTAGTGGCACATCTGGAGAGTATGCTGTTTAGTCCATTGTTGATGTGTGCGCCCAGACAACTGCTGGCTGTGTTGCGATGGGGGGCGCTGCTAACTGCGACCCACATACGGACACTGAACATACGACCCAATGACCCCAGAGAAAACAGG atacCAAAGGAACTCATTTCATCGATTTACAAAATGGTAGCCAGTCGTCACAGTACAAAAAAGAGTATAAggagaaataataattacgaaTGTCGCATACGTAGATGTAAAGAAGACGAGGATGTAGAAAGACAAGTGGTGAAGAGAAAAAGCAATTTGTACGATCAGTTTTCGTTGGAGAATCAACAAGTtgagagaagaaagaagacTTCTACATCCGTGGATAGAAACAGACCAATGTCATTCACAGTTAATGCAATACAAGAAATATGTATGGTTGACATTAAAACGCAACTTGCCGATTtgacaaagaaaattaataagttagtCGAATGTACAGAATCACGATTAGCAgccatagaaaataaattagataacaGATAa